The nucleotide sequence AATCCGCCGTTCGTGGTCGGCCCGCCGCGGGTCGACTACACCTACCGCGACTCCGGCCTCGCGGGTGACGACGCCAGCGCGCTCGTGGTGCGGCAGCTGCCCGGGTTCCTCAACGACGGCGGCACCGGCCAGCTCCTGGCGTCCTGGCTGCACGTGAAGGGCGAGGACTGGGGCGATCGGGTGACCCGCTGGCTGCCCGCCGAGACCGACGCGTGGTTCGTCCAGCGGGACATCGCGGACCCGGGACTGTATGTCGGCACATGGCTGCGTGACGCGGGCATCGATCCCCGGTCACCCGAAGGCCGCGCGAAATCCGGAGCGTGGCTCGACTGGTTCGCCGAAAACGACGTCCAGGGGATCGGGTTCGGCTTCGTCACCCTTCGGCGGGCGGACGGCGCGACTCCGACCATCGTGTGCGAAGACCTGCGCCAGGCCTACGACGACCCCCTGGGCGCCGAGGCCGCGAACTGGCTGGATCGGGTGGAATGGCTTCGCGCCAACGGTGATTCGCTCCTCGACGTCCGTTTCCGGGTCCCGGAAACGGTTCTCCTGGAGAGCGTCGCCGAGCCGGGTGCGGAAGGCTGGGCCACGACCGTCCAGCGGCTGCACCGCACCGACGGTCCCGGGTGGTCGCACGAAGTGGACGAACTCGCGACACGGCTGCTCGCGGGTTGCCAGGGCGCGCTGCCCCTGGAGGACCTGATCGTGCTCCTGGCGGCCGCTCAGGGGCTCGAACCGGAGGAACTGGCCGAAGCCGCGCTGCCCGTCGTCCGGGAACTGGTCCGGCACGGCATGCTCCTCCCGGCCGTCTGATGCGGGCGGTGGTGGCGAGGGTCACGGAAGCGAGCGTGACCGTCGGCGACGAGGTGACCGGTGCCATCGACGAGCCGGGTTTGCTGGTGCTGCTGGGAATCCATGCCGACGACGATGCGTCGAAGGTGCCGGCGATGGCCCGCAAACTGCACGAAGCTCGCATACTTCGCGACGAGGAGTCCTGCGCCACCACCGGCGCTCCCCTGCTCGTCGTGAGCCAGTTCACTCTTTACGGCGACACCCGCAAAGGCCGCCGTCCGTCCTGGACGGCGGCCGCCCGGCCCGAGGTCGCCGAACCCCTCGTGACGGCCGTCGTCGACGCGCTGCGCGAACGCGGCGCACGGGTCGAAACCGGCCGCTTCGGGGCCATGATGGCGGTCCGGAGCGTGAACGACGGTCCGTTCACCCTCCTCATAGAGGTCTAGACCACGTTTCCCTCTCCCCCGCACGGGCATTCTCAGGAAAAGCTCAGGGTTGGTGGAGCAACGTCCCAGGTCAGCCGCCCGTCTCCTCTGTAGCGGCCGGGAACGTTTTCGGACCTCCCGGCGTTGAGCCAAGTGTCCAGCCAAGCTGGGCCGAGGAGGAGTAGCCGGTTTTCCACAGGGCCTGCTACGCCGAGACGGACCCGGCGGACGACCGCAGCACGTTCAGCCCGTGACCGGGGAGGCAGAATGTCAGTCCAGACTCTCGAACGCGAAGCGCGCGGGATTCGCGAGCGCCGTATCCCGGCGCAATCCACCCAGGAGCCGGTGAGCACGGGGGCGCTCACCGACGCCGACCTCGACGCCCAGAGCCCGGCCGCGGACCTCGTTCGCGTGTACCTCAACGGAATCGGCAAGACGGCGCTGCTGTCCGCCGCCGACGAGGTCGAGCTGGCCAAGCGCATCGAAGCGGGCGTGTTCGCCCAGCACATGCTCGACACGGCCGAGGGCCTCACGCCGAAGCGGCGTTCGGAGATGACCGCCCTCGTGCGTGACGGGCACGTCGCGAAGAACCACCTGCTGGAGGCCAACCTCCGTCTCGTGGTCTCGCTCGCGAAGCGCTACACCGGCCGGGGGATGCCGCTGCTCGACCTGATCCAGGAGGGGAACCTGGGTCTCATCCGCGCGGTGGAGAAGTTCGACTACTCCAAGGGGTTCAAGTTCTCGACCTACGCCACCTGGTGGATCCGCCAGGCCATCACCAGGGGGATGGCCGACCAGGGACGCACCATCCGGCTGCCGGTCCACCTGGTGGAACAGGTGAACAAGCTGGCGCGTATCAAGCGCGATCTGCACCAGCAGCTCGGCCGGGACGCCACCCACGAGGAGCTGGCCGCCGAATCGGGTATCCCGGCGCACAAGATCTCCGACCTGCTCGACCACTCGCGTGACCCGGTGAGCCTCGACATGCCGGTCGGCACCGAGGAGGACGCCCCGCTCGGTGACTTCATCGAGGACTCCGAGGCGACCGACGCCGAGAGCGCCGTGATCTCCGGTCTGCTCCAGGACGACCTGCGCCGCGTGCTCGCGACGCTGGACGACCGCGAGTCCCAGGTGATCCGCCTGCGCTACGGCCTCGACGACGGCCAGCCGCGCACGCTCGACCAGATCGGCAAGCACTTCGGGCTTTCCCGTGAGCGCGTTCGGCAGATCGAGCGAGAGGTCATGTCGAAGCTGCGTCAGGGTGAGCGGGCGGACCGCCTGCGCGCCTACGCTTCGTAATGGTCATTGAGCCGTTTCGGCTCGGAAAAGCAACACCCGTTCGGCAGCGTTGACTTATGACCTGTGTCACGAGACCGTCGAGCAGGTAATAAGTCTTCGCGGTCGGGTGTTCACACCCGGATCGCTTTCCCCGGGAGGTCGGGTCCGTCGGGGTGGGCCCGGCCTCCCGAACTCTTTGTCCGGCGCGACGACAAATTGCAGCGCGGGAATTGCACTCGGCCCCGTGGGTCGTGAGTGGTAAGTGTCGTTCTAACGACACTTACCACTCACGACCCACTCGCGCCGGCGCCCACCGGCAGTGGCCCCGGTTACTTCCGCCGTGGCCTCTCCGGACCGGGCCCCGGGCTTGGGTACCGTGGGCGGGTTCCCGATGCCGGCAAAGGAGCCCGCGCAGTGGCGCCCACCACGTTCCAGTACACCGAAGTCCTTCCCCTCGCGAAGGACACCCGCACCGAGTACCGGCTGATCGGCACCGAAGGTGTCGAGGTCGTCGAAGCCGCGGGCCGGAAGTTCCTCAAGGTCGAGCCCGAGGCGCTGACCAGGCTCGCCAAGACCGCGATCACCGACATCCAGCACCTGTTGCGCTCGTCACATCTGGCGCAGCTGCGCGCGATCGTCGACGATCCCGAGGCCAGCGGCAACGACCGTTTCGTCGCGATGGACCTGCTGCGCAACGCGGCGATCTCGGCCGGCGGTGTCCTCCCGATGTGCCAGGACACCGGCACCGCGATCGTGATCGGCAAACGCGGTGACGGCGTGCTCACCGGCGCCGACGACGAGCGCGCGCTGTCCCGCGGTATTTTCGACGCCTATCAGGAGTTGAATCTGCGCTATTCGCAGATGGCGCCGGTGAATTTCTGGGATGAGCGCAATACGGGCACCAACTTGCCCGCGCAGATCGAGCTCTATCACAAAGATGGCCAAGGCGACCCGAGCTACGAATTCCTGTTCATGGCCAAGGGCGGCGGCAGCGCGAACAAGACGTTCCTCTATCAGGAAACGAAAGCCGTCCTGAACCCGAAGCGGCTCGCGAAGTTCCTCGACGAGAAGCTGCGCAGCCTCGGCACCGCCGCCTGCCCGCCGTACCACCTCGCGATCGTCGTCGGCGGCACGTCGGCGGAGTTCAACCTGAAGGTCGCGAAGCTCGCTTCCGCCCGCTATCTCGACGACCTGCCCACCGAGGGTTCCGAGCTGGGCCACGGTTTCCGCGACGTCGACCTCGAACAGCAGGTGCTGGAGATGACGCGCCAGTTCGGGATCGGCGCGCAGTTCGGCGGCAAGTACTTCTGCCACGACGTCCGGGTGATCCGCCTGCCGCGCCACGGCGCGTCCTGCCCGGTCGGTGTCGCCGTCTCGTGCTCGGCCGACCGCCAGGCGAAGGCGAAGATCACCGCCGACGGTGTCTTCCTGGAGCAGCTCGAACGCGACCCGGCGCAGTTCCTGCCGGACGTCACCGAGGACGACCTGTCCGACGAGGTGGTGACCGTCGACCTCAACCGGCCGATGGCCGAGATCCGCGCGCAGCTCTCGCAGCTGCCGGTGAAGACCCGTCTGTCGCTGACCGGTCCGCTCGTCGTCGCCCGCGACATCGCGCACGCGAAGATCGCCGAGCGGCTCGACGCGGGTGAAGAGATGCCTCAGTACCTTCGCGACCACCCCGTGTACTACGCCGGCCCGGCGAAGACGCCCGAGGGTTACGCGTCGGGCTCCTTCGGGCCGACCACCGCGGGCCGCATGGACTCCTACGTCGAGCAGTTCCAGGCCGCGGGCGGTTCGCTGGTGATGCTGGCGAAGGGCAACCGGTCCAAGAAGGTGACCGCCGCGTGCAACGAGTACGGCGGGTTCTACCTCGGCTCGATCGGCGGCCCGGCCGCGCGGCTCGCGCAGGACTGCATCAAGAAGGTCGACGTCCTCGAGTACGCCGAACTCGGGATGGAGGCGGTCTGGAAGATCGAGGTCGAGGACTTCCCCGCGTTCATCGTCATCGACGACAAGGGCAACGACTTCTTCGAGGCCACGTCGGAACCGGTGCTGCAGATCAGCTTCCGGTAACAGCCGTCCGGTCCGTGAAGGCCTCCTTCACTACCTTCAGGGTAGGGAAGGAGGCCTTCACGGCATTCCGGTCGGCTAGCGCATCTGCTTCAGGACCACGGTCCGCTCCCCCAGCGGCGCCGACAGCGTCACCGAGAGCACCGGATGCCGGATGTCCATCGTGCACATCTGGCCGGTCTGGCCCTTCAGTTCGGTCAGGTTGACGGTGACCCTGGTCCCGTCCTGCTGCGCGGCCTCCGCCGTCGCGTGCCCGCAGCCGCCTTCCTGGCCACGGATGTTCAGGATGGTCCCGCCGTTGCTGGTGTACACCTCACGCGGGTAGTCCGCGGGCAGCGCCGCCGCGTCGAGCTGCTTGTCCGGCAGCTTGGTGCTGCCTTCCGGAACCTCCTGGCGAGGCGCGCCCGGCACACCCGGCTGGCTTCCCGGCGCGGGCGTCGGGGACGAAGACGGCGTGGTCGGCGGTGCGGTCGGTGACGGCGGCACGGTACTCAGGGTGCCGCTCCCGGGTCCGGCCGCGGGTTCCGCTGCCTGGTTCTGCGCCCCGCAAGCGGATACCGCAACGACGATCAGGCCAAGGCCGATGACATTCGTTAAGTACCTCATGTGGCTAGGACGGAACGAGGCCGCTCGGGGGTTGCACAGGATCTCGACCCGCTTACAAGACGACGGTCCGCGCCCCCAGCGGCTCGGCGAGTTTCACCGGCAGGACGGCGTAGCGGATCACCTGCGGGCACATCTGCCCTGGCTTCCCGTGGTCGATGGTCACGTGGACCACGACCCGTTGCGCGTTCTCTTCCGCGAGGTTCGCCTTCGCCTCGTCGCAGCCGCTCAGTTCGATGTGCACGTTCAAGCCACCGGTCTCCGCGCTGACCTGTGCGGGCAGCTTGGTGTCGACCTGCGACGGCGGCAGCATCTTGTCCGAGGGAGGCGGGCCGACGGTCGGCCGGGAGATCGGCGGTTTCGCTCCCGGCGGGCTCGCCGGGAGCGAGGTGGGCAGATCCGAGGGTGTGGTGACGACCGGAGGAGTGCTCGTGTTCGCCGGTGCCCCGGGGCCGCCCGCGCCGCAGGCCGCCGTCGCGGCGAGCACGAGCCCCGCGCCCAGCGTCTTCGCTGCCTTCATCATGGTTTCAGGACGGGATGAAGCCCGCGCAGGGTTGCATCACCGCTGGGCGGCGCGGCCGCGGGCCAGTCCGAGGATCACCACCCCGGCGAGGGTGACGGCCAGCAGCAGCACCGTGCTCGCCGACGCCAGGAACACCTGTCCCCGGTCCGTCAGCGCGAAGATGCTCGCGGGCAGCGTGCGCCAGTCCGGCGGGTACAGCATCATCGTCGCGCCCAATTCGCCCATCGACATCGCCAGCGCGAGACTCGCCGACGCCGAGATCGACGGCAGCAGGACCGGCAGCCGCACCCGCAGCAGCACCCGGACCGGCGAAGCGCCGAGACTCGCCGCCGCCTGCGCCAGCAGCGGATCCATTCGCGCGATCGCGGCGGAGACCGTGCTGTAGGAGAACGGCAGCAGGATCATCACGTGTCCCAGCAGCACGATCCAGCGTGTGCCGTTGAAGGCGAGCGGCGGACGGCTGAACGCGACCAGCAGCGCCAGCCCCAGCACCACCGACGGTACGGCGATCGGCAGATGGAACAGGGTGTCGACGGCCTTCCGCAGCTTCGACGGCGCGGACCGCGCGGCGAGCGCGGCCCACGTCCCCAGCAGCACCGAGACCACCGACGCGATGACGCCGGTTTGGATGCTCACCGAAAGACTCGCGAACGTCTCCCCGGACAGCGCCTGCCCGAAATGCGAGCCGGTGAGCGCTCCTGGCAGCAACCCCGTCCAGTTCCCGGCGACCGACGCCAGCACGATCATCAGTAGGGGTGCCAGCACAATCGCGGTGAACAGCACCGCGAACACCGCCCACAGCAGGACGCGGCTACGCCTGGTCCACAGCAGCACGACGGCCTCCGTTCGTCAGTCGCCGGTAGGTTCCGTACAGAACGAGGGAGAAGACCACGTTGACCACCGCGATGACACAGGCCTGCGGGAAGTCGAAGGTGACGATCCCCTTGCCGTAGACCAGCATCGGCAGCGTCGTGACGTCCTTCGCGCCGAGGAACAGCACGATCCCGAACTCGTTCATCGCCAGCAACATGGTCAGGCAGGCTCCGGAAGCCAGTGACGGCAAGGCTTCCGGCAGGATCACCTGGCGCAGCACGCGGCCGGGTTTCGCACCGAGGCTGGCCGCGACCTCCATCT is from Amycolatopsis lurida and encodes:
- a CDS encoding DUF7059 domain-containing protein, whose translation is MSTRAALPDLSDDVCARLRDAFRRTGYDTDGVVGALGSAHAALGRGEPELAYRATRDAGDLGTLIRLFLLGSTEPEKDVEAAFAPLSLDDAVAATLLVPVADGYRAGLDVRPHGDDEGSWWVVSDLDADVLGQTVPEDHVLGVGHASLSLIRATSRREVGSLLDVGTGNGVQALHATRHAKQVTATDVSARALALAAATFRLNELDVELVRGEWFAPVARRRFDQIVCNPPFVVGPPRVDYTYRDSGLAGDDASALVVRQLPGFLNDGGTGQLLASWLHVKGEDWGDRVTRWLPAETDAWFVQRDIADPGLYVGTWLRDAGIDPRSPEGRAKSGAWLDWFAENDVQGIGFGFVTLRRADGATPTIVCEDLRQAYDDPLGAEAANWLDRVEWLRANGDSLLDVRFRVPETVLLESVAEPGAEGWATTVQRLHRTDGPGWSHEVDELATRLLAGCQGALPLEDLIVLLAAAQGLEPEELAEAALPVVRELVRHGMLLPAV
- the dtd gene encoding D-aminoacyl-tRNA deacylase, whose translation is MRAVVARVTEASVTVGDEVTGAIDEPGLLVLLGIHADDDASKVPAMARKLHEARILRDEESCATTGAPLLVVSQFTLYGDTRKGRRPSWTAAARPEVAEPLVTAVVDALRERGARVETGRFGAMMAVRSVNDGPFTLLIEV
- a CDS encoding sigma-70 family RNA polymerase sigma factor — its product is MSVQTLEREARGIRERRIPAQSTQEPVSTGALTDADLDAQSPAADLVRVYLNGIGKTALLSAADEVELAKRIEAGVFAQHMLDTAEGLTPKRRSEMTALVRDGHVAKNHLLEANLRLVVSLAKRYTGRGMPLLDLIQEGNLGLIRAVEKFDYSKGFKFSTYATWWIRQAITRGMADQGRTIRLPVHLVEQVNKLARIKRDLHQQLGRDATHEELAAESGIPAHKISDLLDHSRDPVSLDMPVGTEEDAPLGDFIEDSEATDAESAVISGLLQDDLRRVLATLDDRESQVIRLRYGLDDGQPRTLDQIGKHFGLSRERVRQIEREVMSKLRQGERADRLRAYAS
- a CDS encoding fumarate hydratase; this translates as MAPTTFQYTEVLPLAKDTRTEYRLIGTEGVEVVEAAGRKFLKVEPEALTRLAKTAITDIQHLLRSSHLAQLRAIVDDPEASGNDRFVAMDLLRNAAISAGGVLPMCQDTGTAIVIGKRGDGVLTGADDERALSRGIFDAYQELNLRYSQMAPVNFWDERNTGTNLPAQIELYHKDGQGDPSYEFLFMAKGGGSANKTFLYQETKAVLNPKRLAKFLDEKLRSLGTAACPPYHLAIVVGGTSAEFNLKVAKLASARYLDDLPTEGSELGHGFRDVDLEQQVLEMTRQFGIGAQFGGKYFCHDVRVIRLPRHGASCPVGVAVSCSADRQAKAKITADGVFLEQLERDPAQFLPDVTEDDLSDEVVTVDLNRPMAEIRAQLSQLPVKTRLSLTGPLVVARDIAHAKIAERLDAGEEMPQYLRDHPVYYAGPAKTPEGYASGSFGPTTAGRMDSYVEQFQAAGGSLVMLAKGNRSKKVTAACNEYGGFYLGSIGGPAARLAQDCIKKVDVLEYAELGMEAVWKIEVEDFPAFIVIDDKGNDFFEATSEPVLQISFR
- a CDS encoding ABC transporter permease; this translates as MLLWTRRSRVLLWAVFAVLFTAIVLAPLLMIVLASVAGNWTGLLPGALTGSHFGQALSGETFASLSVSIQTGVIASVVSVLLGTWAALAARSAPSKLRKAVDTLFHLPIAVPSVVLGLALLVAFSRPPLAFNGTRWIVLLGHVMILLPFSYSTVSAAIARMDPLLAQAAASLGASPVRVLLRVRLPVLLPSISASASLALAMSMGELGATMMLYPPDWRTLPASIFALTDRGQVFLASASTVLLLAVTLAGVVILGLARGRAAQR